A single genomic interval of Mucilaginibacter boryungensis harbors:
- the mutS gene encoding DNA mismatch repair protein MutS gives MAKSDTKETPLMQQYNQIKVKYPGALLLFRVGDFYETFGEDAIKASGILGIVLTRRANGSAAYIELAGFPHHSLETYLPKLVRAGQRVAICDQLEDPKTTKTIVKRGVTELVTPGVAISDNILQQKTNNYLASLYFEKNSIGVAFIDISTGEFLTAQGNSDYIDKLLQGFTPSEVIYPKSRHKDFKELYGDRFYTYMLDDWPYSGDYAQECMLKHFEVKSLKGFGIDKLNLGIVAAGVALHYLNETEHRNLQHISSISRIEEDRYLWMDRFSIRNLELIGSANENAMTLVDVLDHTCSPMGARLLRRWIVMPLKEIKPINDRLGVVEHFIANDELREELQQHIRQIGDLERLISKIGLQRANPREVCQLKKALKAIEAIKSITEAEESAPLQAIGSQLNPCKPISDRIGQELHPEPPVMLVKGGVIAEGINEELDRLRKIAFGGKGYLLEIQKREAESTGIPSLKVAFNNVFGYYLEVTHSHRDKVPAEWIRKQTLVNAERYITPELKEYEDQILGAEEKILALETKLYNDLLYSLAEYIKPIQLNANLIARLDVLLNFAHISIKNYYVKPHINDSKIIDIKGGRHPVIEKNLPLGESYITNDVFLDSDSQQIIIITGPNMAGKSALLRQTGLIVLMAQMGCFVPAKEAGIGLVDKIFTRVGASDNLSSGESTFMVEMNETASILNNLSDRSLILLDEIGRGTSTYDGISIAWAIAEYLHSHPNYKAKTLFATHYHELNELSNSFNRIKNYNVTVKEVGHQIIFLRKLVPGGSEHSFGIHVAKLAGMPGKVLSRANEILKKLENERTGGESIKESMKKVQKQALQLQMFSIDDPILVKIRDTLNNLDVNTLTPVEAMMKLDEIQRMIKS, from the coding sequence CCTATATCGAACTGGCAGGCTTCCCGCACCACTCGCTGGAAACTTATTTACCTAAACTGGTGCGCGCTGGTCAAAGGGTGGCTATTTGCGATCAACTGGAAGATCCTAAAACTACCAAGACCATTGTAAAGCGTGGGGTCACCGAATTGGTTACACCAGGTGTGGCCATCAGCGATAATATCCTTCAGCAGAAAACCAATAACTACCTGGCTTCACTTTATTTTGAAAAGAATAGTATCGGTGTAGCCTTTATCGATATCTCCACCGGTGAATTCCTAACGGCGCAGGGGAACAGCGATTATATAGATAAATTGTTGCAGGGCTTTACCCCAAGCGAGGTAATCTACCCTAAAAGCCGCCATAAGGATTTTAAAGAACTTTATGGTGACCGGTTCTACACCTACATGCTGGATGATTGGCCTTATAGCGGCGACTATGCTCAGGAGTGTATGTTAAAACATTTCGAGGTAAAATCGTTAAAAGGTTTCGGTATAGATAAGTTGAACCTCGGTATTGTGGCTGCCGGCGTGGCACTGCACTATTTAAACGAGACCGAACACCGTAACCTGCAGCATATTTCATCCATCAGCAGGATAGAAGAAGACCGTTATCTGTGGATGGACAGGTTCAGTATCCGCAACTTGGAGCTGATAGGCTCGGCTAACGAGAACGCCATGACGCTGGTTGATGTGCTCGACCATACCTGTTCGCCAATGGGGGCCAGGCTGCTGCGCCGCTGGATAGTAATGCCACTGAAGGAGATAAAGCCTATTAATGACCGATTGGGTGTTGTGGAGCATTTTATTGCCAATGATGAATTGCGCGAAGAGTTACAGCAACATATCCGTCAGATTGGTGATTTGGAAAGGCTGATATCTAAAATTGGCTTACAGCGCGCCAACCCACGCGAGGTTTGTCAGTTAAAAAAAGCGTTAAAAGCCATTGAAGCAATTAAATCGATTACTGAGGCTGAAGAAAGCGCCCCTTTGCAGGCCATTGGTAGCCAACTGAACCCATGCAAACCTATCAGTGACAGGATAGGGCAGGAATTACACCCTGAACCGCCGGTAATGCTGGTAAAAGGCGGCGTAATTGCCGAAGGGATCAACGAAGAACTTGACCGGTTACGTAAGATCGCATTCGGCGGTAAAGGCTACCTGCTGGAGATACAAAAACGCGAGGCTGAGTCGACAGGTATACCATCGCTTAAAGTGGCGTTTAACAATGTTTTTGGCTATTACCTGGAAGTAACACACAGTCACCGCGATAAAGTACCCGCCGAATGGATTCGTAAACAAACACTGGTTAACGCCGAACGTTATATCACCCCTGAGCTTAAGGAATACGAAGACCAGATACTTGGTGCCGAAGAAAAAATACTGGCACTGGAAACCAAACTGTACAACGACCTGCTGTATTCGCTGGCTGAATATATTAAGCCGATACAACTGAATGCCAACCTGATAGCCCGTTTAGATGTACTGCTGAACTTCGCGCATATCTCTATTAAAAATTATTACGTAAAGCCCCATATCAATGATAGTAAAATCATCGATATTAAAGGTGGGCGGCACCCGGTGATAGAAAAGAACTTACCTTTAGGAGAATCGTACATCACCAACGACGTGTTCCTGGATTCAGATAGTCAGCAGATTATTATTATCACGGGCCCCAACATGGCGGGTAAATCGGCGCTACTAAGGCAAACCGGCCTGATAGTACTGATGGCCCAGATGGGCTGCTTTGTGCCCGCTAAAGAAGCCGGAATAGGCCTGGTTGACAAGATATTCACAAGGGTAGGTGCATCGGATAACTTATCTTCAGGTGAATCGACTTTTATGGTGGAAATGAACGAGACGGCAAGTATCCTAAATAATCTATCCGACAGAAGCTTGATATTGCTGGATGAGATTGGCAGGGGAACATCAACCTATGATGGTATTTCCATTGCCTGGGCCATTGCCGAATATTTGCACAGCCATCCTAACTATAAAGCAAAAACACTGTTTGCCACACATTATCATGAATTGAACGAATTGAGCAATAGCTTTAACCGCATTAAAAATTACAACGTAACAGTTAAAGAAGTAGGCCATCAGATCATCTTCCTGCGCAAGCTTGTTCCCGGCGGCAGCGAACATAGTTTCGGTATCCACGTAGCTAAGCTGGCTGGTATGCCGGGCAAAGTACTTAGTCGTGCCAACGAGATATTGAAAAAGCTGGAAAACGAACGCACCGGCGGCGAAAGTATTAAAGAGAGTATGAAAAAAGTGCAGAAGCAGGCCCTACAATTACAAATGTTCTCGATAGACGACCCCATACTGGTGAAGATACGTGATACATTGAATAACCTTGATGTAAACACACTTACCCCTGTGGAAGCCATGATGAAGCTCGACGAGATACAGCGGATGATAAAGAGTTAA
- a CDS encoding DUF418 domain-containing protein, with translation MTAEQIQPIAPSKRIAIIDMLRGWALLGVVLMNYSDIFWIGRPYDPKYNPDMLTNILQYSGSFLFAAKSWTMLSLLFGYGFAVLIRNVANKGINPVKFFTIRMFWLFVIAFVNCMFWWGDILKDYALMGLILLFFYKMKPKPAFILCIVLFLALPAIAPLVNKMPYNGEERFNKLLPLYHSHNIIDNFKFNLVGTYEREVKMPAYAITVHLTMLLCFLLGYSAQRINFFENLAGHKKYLKRVFWYTLVLTILLTVFFITGQKLKWTYYRYINLRYPAILIMMLFTVSALGWLYINGKLKAFFRSLENIGKMTLTNYMVQNIILFFVFGGVGLNLGNTMPYWFYLAFPLGIYIIQVYFSKWWLSRYNYGIVEWIWRQLSYNKRLPLRKS, from the coding sequence ATGACTGCGGAACAAATACAACCTATTGCCCCGTCAAAACGCATCGCTATTATTGATATGCTGCGCGGTTGGGCCCTGTTAGGCGTAGTGCTAATGAACTACAGTGATATATTTTGGATAGGCCGCCCGTATGATCCGAAATATAATCCTGATATGCTAACCAATATTTTGCAGTATTCAGGGAGCTTTCTGTTCGCGGCCAAATCATGGACTATGCTGAGTCTGTTGTTTGGTTATGGCTTTGCCGTGCTGATAAGGAATGTAGCCAACAAAGGTATTAACCCGGTAAAGTTTTTTACCATCCGCATGTTCTGGCTGTTTGTGATAGCTTTTGTTAACTGTATGTTTTGGTGGGGCGACATTTTAAAGGACTATGCCCTTATGGGACTGATCCTGCTGTTCTTTTACAAAATGAAGCCAAAGCCCGCTTTTATATTATGCATAGTTCTGTTTTTGGCTTTGCCGGCCATTGCTCCTTTAGTTAACAAAATGCCCTATAACGGCGAAGAACGGTTTAACAAACTGCTACCATTATATCATAGTCATAACATTATCGATAATTTTAAGTTTAACCTGGTGGGCACTTACGAGAGGGAAGTTAAAATGCCCGCTTATGCCATAACGGTGCACTTAACTATGCTGCTATGTTTCCTGTTAGGGTACTCGGCGCAAAGGATAAACTTTTTCGAGAACCTGGCCGGACACAAAAAATATTTAAAACGAGTGTTTTGGTACACACTTGTATTAACCATTCTTTTAACAGTCTTCTTCATAACTGGTCAAAAACTTAAGTGGACTTATTATCGATACATTAATTTGCGCTACCCCGCTATTTTGATTATGATGCTGTTTACTGTTTCAGCGCTGGGTTGGCTATATATTAACGGTAAATTAAAAGCGTTCTTCAGGAGTTTGGAAAACATCGGCAAAATGACACTGACCAATTATATGGTTCAAAATATCATTCTATTTTTTGTATTTGGCGGTGTCGGACTTAATCTGGGTAATACTATGCCTTATTGGTTTTATTTGGCTTTCCCTTTGGGTATTTACATTATACAGGTCTATTTCAGTAAGTGGTGGTTATCGCGCTACAATTATGGTATTGTAGAGTGGATATGGCGTCAATTGAGTTACAATAAGCGGTTACCGCTTAGGAAAAGCTAA
- a CDS encoding multidrug effflux MFS transporter, which produces MTKRRYFFLVLILGSLTALSPFSIDMYLPAFAQIATTMHTTVEQVGLSLSSYFIGLAAGQLLYGPLLDKYGRKKPLYVGLSVYILASFGCLSSQSIDMLIGLRFIQAVGGCAAGVASVAMIRDIFPVNENAKVFALLMLVLGASPMLAPTIGGFVTDAFSWRIIFFILAGIAAAIFAAVIFTLPDKYVPNKKLSLKPLPIILGFWDVLKVPQFYTYAIAGSVSFAGLFTYVSGAPVVFMKIYHLDAKAFGLIFAGLSIGFIGCSQLNTLLLRKFRSEQIVPVAFAAQFITGVLFLIGAVASIIGLPGIIVMVFLQLCCVGLISPNTSALSIAPFAKNAGTASSLLGAIQLGLGSLATVGISSFHVVNIVPLASVMCGAGFLACAIYFIAGRNIKMGPQSSKGEAAIMH; this is translated from the coding sequence ATGACAAAACGACGCTATTTTTTCCTTGTACTTATCCTTGGTTCACTTACCGCGCTTAGCCCTTTTAGTATTGATATGTACTTGCCCGCATTCGCCCAGATTGCAACTACCATGCATACTACGGTTGAACAGGTTGGCTTATCGTTATCCAGTTATTTTATAGGTTTGGCTGCCGGGCAGTTATTATATGGCCCCCTGCTTGATAAATACGGGCGTAAAAAACCATTATATGTGGGCCTTTCAGTTTATATCCTGGCCTCATTTGGGTGCTTATCATCACAAAGTATTGATATGCTGATAGGCTTGCGCTTTATTCAGGCTGTTGGCGGCTGCGCGGCCGGCGTAGCATCAGTAGCTATGATACGTGATATCTTCCCTGTTAATGAGAACGCCAAGGTATTTGCCCTCTTAATGCTGGTGTTGGGGGCATCGCCAATGCTGGCCCCAACTATCGGCGGTTTTGTTACCGATGCTTTTAGCTGGCGCATCATCTTTTTTATATTAGCTGGTATAGCCGCAGCTATATTTGCAGCGGTGATATTTACCCTGCCCGATAAATATGTACCTAATAAAAAGCTGTCGCTTAAACCATTGCCTATTATATTAGGCTTTTGGGATGTATTGAAAGTACCGCAATTTTACACCTACGCCATAGCAGGATCGGTATCTTTCGCCGGGCTGTTTACTTATGTATCGGGCGCGCCGGTGGTATTTATGAAAATATATCATTTAGATGCCAAGGCATTCGGCCTCATCTTTGCCGGGTTATCTATTGGCTTTATTGGCTGCAGCCAGTTAAATACGTTATTATTAAGAAAATTCCGTAGCGAGCAAATTGTTCCTGTTGCATTTGCAGCACAGTTTATTACCGGCGTTTTATTCCTTATAGGCGCCGTTGCCAGTATCATAGGTTTACCGGGAATTATTGTGATGGTGTTTTTGCAGCTATGTTGTGTTGGTCTTATCAGCCCCAACACCTCTGCTTTATCTATCGCCCCATTTGCTAAAAACGCGGGGACGGCCTCATCTTTACTTGGAGCAATACAATTAGGTTTAGGCTCGCTGGCAACGGTTGGTATCAGTTCGTTCCATGTGGTGAACATAGTGCCGCTGGCCTCTGTAATGTGCGGGGCTGGATTTTTAGCTTGTGCGATATACTTTATTGCAGGGCGAAATATTAAAATGGGACCCCAGTCCTCTAAAGGGGAAGCAGCCATCATGCATTAA
- a CDS encoding C40 family peptidase, with the protein MKLKLYPSCLLLLFTVTFFTACHSKKAMLKGSPGEMVKPQGFIADKYAELMNVDKDQIQNGRLYAFIDQWMGVPYKFGGQDKDGVDCSGLAQLLEQEVYAVNIPRTTAQQVATIKRKYEEELKEGDLVFFDFDGKEFSHVGIYLQNGYVVHASSRKGVIIVRLHDPSLYKYFSRGGSILPSMSSQVSP; encoded by the coding sequence ATGAAGTTGAAGCTATACCCATCCTGCTTACTGCTGCTATTTACTGTTACTTTTTTCACCGCTTGCCATTCAAAAAAAGCAATGTTAAAAGGTTCGCCCGGCGAAATGGTAAAACCACAAGGTTTTATTGCCGACAAGTATGCTGAATTAATGAACGTGGATAAAGATCAGATTCAAAACGGCAGGTTATATGCTTTTATCGATCAATGGATGGGCGTCCCTTACAAATTTGGCGGGCAGGATAAGGATGGTGTTGATTGCAGCGGCTTGGCACAACTGCTGGAGCAGGAAGTTTATGCAGTTAACATCCCACGCACCACAGCGCAGCAGGTAGCTACCATTAAACGCAAATATGAAGAAGAACTAAAAGAAGGCGACCTGGTATTTTTTGATTTCGACGGCAAGGAGTTCAGTCACGTTGGTATTTATCTTCAAAATGGCTACGTAGTGCATGCCAGCAGCCGCAAAGGCGTTATCATAGTACGCCTGCACGATCCCTCGCTGTATAAATATTTCTCGCGTGGCGGTTCAATACTGCCTTCAATGAGCTCGCAAGTGAGCCCCTAA
- a CDS encoding tetratricopeptide repeat protein, with product MHNWEDTYLEAEEAIRNTNYLHAKQLLENIILDEPSTAQAHNSLGWLYRTQFDDYERAENHYKAAIRSNPNYPHAYINLLILYTYQEQWDKLKPVADRAMTKPLVDKSLINYRLGIMEEYLQHFDTAIDYYKKAIKLCLNFDSIEDYKRAIANCEYKASL from the coding sequence ATGCATAACTGGGAGGATACATACCTGGAGGCTGAAGAAGCCATACGTAACACCAATTACTTGCATGCCAAGCAATTATTAGAGAACATCATTTTGGATGAACCCTCAACAGCGCAGGCCCATAACTCGTTAGGGTGGCTGTACCGTACACAGTTTGATGATTACGAACGGGCCGAAAACCATTACAAAGCGGCCATACGCAGTAACCCCAACTACCCGCACGCTTATATAAACCTGCTGATACTTTATACTTACCAGGAACAATGGGACAAACTAAAACCTGTTGCCGACCGGGCCATGACCAAGCCGCTGGTTGATAAATCGTTAATAAACTACCGGCTGGGAATTATGGAAGAATACCTTCAGCATTTCGATACCGCTATAGACTATTACAAAAAAGCCATTAAGCTTTGTCTCAATTTCGATTCGATAGAGGATTATAAAAGGGCGATAGCCAATTGCGAATACAAGGCATCGCTTTAG
- a CDS encoding aspartyl protease family protein, which translates to MKHVYLFTLLLLTQTGFSQAKLPVIKATSKSVSINDGGVLSKNSWTLLPQVRPDVYKAERTRKTKWVTFYTDIDSIRVKVKPGSRYNFVVLLNGKDSCYTQIASAIPPESLQSKSIKNDTIPFTLTAYNAIMVKAILNGTDTLKLHYDISSFDFHLTKEAILNKTSLLPKQANPNAVPNFTKLNKAQTLKIGGLVWNNLEILPTNVTAHEMDGRIGWNVFEGKQVELDYDKNLMIIHTKLPRNLKGYTKAPVTFIHSDLTVKASVQINNQTYTGDFMLDNGSEQAMVLDSAFAARANLNSLKVIRSTTLHDATGRKYETKNIQVPLFNINQHMLNNVPASVLNYKSPTGYGVSFIGNDLFKRFNIILDLKNDNIYLKPNKLTAVKYRADS; encoded by the coding sequence ATGAAACATGTCTACCTTTTCACATTATTATTATTGACCCAAACTGGCTTTTCTCAAGCAAAGTTACCTGTAATTAAGGCTACATCTAAAAGTGTTTCTATTAATGATGGCGGAGTGCTCAGCAAAAACTCGTGGACGCTTTTACCGCAGGTTAGACCCGATGTTTACAAGGCCGAGCGGACCCGCAAAACTAAATGGGTAACTTTTTATACGGATATAGATTCTATAAGGGTTAAAGTAAAACCCGGTTCGCGTTATAATTTTGTGGTATTGTTAAATGGTAAAGATTCGTGTTATACGCAAATTGCCAGCGCTATTCCGCCTGAAAGCCTGCAAAGCAAATCAATAAAAAACGACACCATCCCATTCACGTTAACCGCCTATAATGCAATAATGGTGAAAGCCATTTTAAACGGCACAGATACCCTGAAGCTGCATTATGATATTAGTTCGTTCGATTTTCATTTAACTAAAGAAGCTATCTTAAACAAAACCAGCTTGTTACCCAAACAAGCCAACCCAAACGCCGTTCCCAACTTTACTAAACTAAACAAAGCGCAAACACTTAAAATAGGCGGCCTTGTATGGAACAACCTGGAGATACTGCCTACCAACGTCACCGCGCACGAAATGGACGGTCGCATAGGTTGGAATGTATTTGAAGGCAAACAAGTAGAGCTTGACTACGACAAAAACCTAATGATCATTCATACAAAGCTGCCCAGGAATTTAAAGGGGTACACAAAAGCGCCTGTTACTTTTATTCATTCCGACTTAACAGTAAAAGCTTCAGTACAAATTAACAACCAAACCTACACCGGCGATTTTATGCTGGATAATGGTTCGGAGCAAGCTATGGTATTGGACAGTGCCTTTGCTGCCCGTGCAAACCTGAATAGTTTAAAGGTGATCAGATCCACTACCCTGCACGATGCTACAGGCCGCAAGTATGAAACCAAAAACATACAGGTGCCACTGTTTAACATCAACCAACATATGCTGAATAACGTCCCCGCGTCAGTTTTAAATTATAAAAGCCCGACTGGTTATGGAGTAAGTTTTATTGGAAACGACCTGTTTAAACGTTTCAATATAATACTTGACCTTAAAAACGATAATATTTATCTGAAGCCAAACAAGCTAACAGCCGTAAAATACAGGGCAGATTCGTAA
- the gap gene encoding type I glyceraldehyde-3-phosphate dehydrogenase, translating into MKIGINGFGRIGRLAFRAAIERPDVEVVGINDLVEPDYMAYMLKYDSTHGQFKGTIAVEGGHLVVNGKTIRVTAEKDPANLKWNEVGAEVVIESTGLFLTMETAQKHIDAGAKKVVMSAPAKDDTPTFVMGVNHKLLKAEQTIVSNASCTTNCLAPIAKVLNDKFGIEEGLMSTIHAVTATQKTVDGPSAKDWRGGRGAYQNIIPSSTGAAKAVGLVLPELKGKLTGMSFRVPVADVSVVDLTVRLKTPATYEDVKKAMKDASEGELKGILGYTEDEVVSEDFKGDARTSIFDAKAGIALNNNFVKVVSWYDNEWGYSNKLIDLVQEIGKL; encoded by the coding sequence ATGAAAATAGGAATTAACGGATTCGGTCGGATTGGCCGCCTGGCTTTCAGGGCCGCCATTGAAAGACCTGATGTTGAAGTAGTAGGTATTAACGACCTGGTTGAGCCTGATTATATGGCTTACATGTTGAAATATGATTCTACCCACGGTCAGTTCAAAGGCACTATCGCTGTTGAAGGCGGGCACCTGGTTGTTAATGGTAAAACTATCCGTGTTACTGCCGAGAAAGACCCGGCTAATTTGAAATGGAACGAAGTTGGCGCCGAAGTAGTTATCGAATCAACAGGCTTGTTCTTAACGATGGAGACCGCTCAAAAACATATTGACGCCGGTGCTAAAAAAGTAGTAATGAGCGCCCCTGCTAAAGATGATACCCCTACGTTTGTAATGGGTGTTAACCATAAACTGTTAAAAGCAGAGCAAACTATTGTATCGAACGCCTCATGTACCACCAACTGCTTAGCGCCTATTGCTAAAGTATTAAATGATAAATTCGGTATTGAAGAAGGTTTAATGAGCACTATCCACGCGGTAACCGCTACTCAAAAAACAGTGGACGGCCCGTCGGCTAAAGACTGGAGAGGCGGCCGTGGCGCTTACCAAAACATCATCCCTTCATCAACCGGCGCTGCTAAAGCTGTTGGTTTAGTACTGCCTGAATTGAAAGGTAAATTAACAGGGATGTCATTCCGCGTACCGGTTGCCGATGTATCGGTAGTTGACCTTACCGTGCGTTTGAAAACTCCTGCTACTTATGAAGATGTTAAAAAAGCTATGAAAGATGCGTCGGAAGGTGAACTGAAAGGCATTTTGGGTTATACCGAAGATGAAGTTGTATCTGAAGATTTTAAAGGTGATGCACGCACTTCAATTTTTGATGCAAAAGCAGGTATCGCCCTGAATAATAACTTTGTTAAAGTAGTATCATGGTACGATAACGAGTGGGGTTATTCAAACAAACTGATCGACCTGGTTCAGGAAATTGGTAAATTATAA
- the pfkA gene encoding 6-phosphofructokinase, whose product MPKISKIAVLTSGGDAPGMNSCIRAVVRTAIYNNLQVSGIKQGYQGMIDNDMYDMDPRSVSNILSLGGTILKTARCMAFHTDEGMEIAYQNLKKQGIEGLVVIGGDGTFTGALRFSKKYPDIAVIGVPGTIDNDLYGSTYTLGFDTATNTVIDAIDKIRDTADAHDRLFFIEVMGRDSGAIALRAGISCGAEAIMLPEKATAIDDLISSLKDGELNKKSSSIVIVAEGDKNGGVYDIAQTVKKEVTNYDIKVTILGHLQRGGSPSAFDRILGSRLGFAAVNALIAGESQKMVGLQANTIVLTSLEEALNQHEFKLEEDLLLMADVLSI is encoded by the coding sequence ATGCCTAAAATTTCAAAAATTGCTGTACTCACTTCCGGTGGCGATGCCCCGGGGATGAACTCCTGCATCAGGGCAGTGGTTCGTACTGCTATATACAACAATTTACAGGTAAGCGGCATAAAACAGGGCTATCAGGGCATGATAGATAATGATATGTACGATATGGACCCCCGCTCGGTCAGTAACATATTAAGCCTGGGCGGAACTATACTTAAAACTGCCCGTTGCATGGCCTTCCATACCGACGAAGGTATGGAAATTGCTTATCAAAATTTAAAAAAACAAGGAATAGAAGGATTAGTGGTAATTGGTGGCGATGGTACTTTTACCGGCGCCCTGCGCTTTTCCAAAAAATATCCGGATATAGCGGTAATTGGCGTTCCGGGTACTATTGATAACGACCTTTACGGATCTACCTATACCCTGGGGTTTGATACGGCCACCAACACGGTGATTGATGCTATTGATAAGATACGCGATACCGCCGACGCGCACGACCGCCTTTTCTTTATCGAAGTAATGGGCCGCGATTCGGGTGCTATTGCTTTGCGGGCAGGTATTTCCTGCGGTGCCGAAGCGATAATGCTTCCCGAAAAAGCGACGGCCATTGATGATTTAATCAGCAGTTTGAAGGATGGCGAGCTTAATAAAAAATCCAGCAGTATTGTTATTGTGGCCGAGGGCGATAAAAACGGTGGCGTTTACGATATTGCACAAACCGTTAAAAAAGAAGTTACCAATTACGATATAAAAGTGACTATATTGGGCCATTTGCAGCGCGGGGGCAGTCCCTCTGCTTTCGACCGGATATTGGGAAGCCGTTTGGGTTTTGCCGCCGTAAATGCCCTTATAGCGGGCGAATCGCAAAAAATGGTTGGTTTACAAGCTAACACTATTGTTTTAACAAGCCTTGAGGAGGCACTTAACCAGCACGAGTTTAAACTGGAAGAGGACCTTTTGCTAATGGCCGATGTATTATCTATCTAA
- a CDS encoding NUDIX hydrolase: MELNLPKFESVFSIDCVIFGFEAGELKILLIERNEDPYKDWLALPGYIVKQDESLDDAAERILYEFTGLRGLHMEQFHTFGDVDRHPQGRVITVAYYALLRLNGQKELKPLNPIAKKAFWHPVNDLPKLGFDHTEIFKTGFNKIRRRLGYQPIAFELLPEKFTLTQLQSLYEAILNKKLDKRNFRKKMLSYGFLKELDEKQKGVSYRAAKLYKFDRRKYSKIFQNDLNLDK, translated from the coding sequence TTGGAATTGAACTTGCCTAAATTTGAGTCGGTTTTCTCTATTGATTGTGTGATATTTGGTTTTGAAGCAGGAGAGCTGAAAATACTTTTGATTGAACGAAACGAAGATCCCTACAAGGACTGGCTTGCTTTGCCCGGCTACATTGTGAAGCAGGATGAAAGCCTTGACGACGCGGCCGAACGTATCCTGTACGAGTTTACCGGGCTGCGGGGCCTGCATATGGAGCAGTTTCATACCTTTGGCGATGTTGACCGCCACCCGCAAGGCCGTGTTATTACCGTAGCATATTATGCTTTATTGCGCCTTAACGGACAAAAAGAGCTGAAGCCCTTAAACCCTATAGCTAAAAAAGCTTTCTGGCACCCGGTGAACGATTTGCCGAAACTGGGCTTTGACCATACCGAGATATTCAAGACCGGCTTTAATAAGATACGCCGTCGTTTGGGGTATCAGCCTATAGCATTTGAATTGCTGCCCGAGAAATTTACACTGACACAATTACAATCCTTGTACGAAGCTATCCTGAATAAAAAACTGGATAAGCGTAACTTCCGCAAAAAGATGCTGAGTTATGGGTTCCTTAAAGAACTGGACGAGAAACAAAAAGGGGTATCGTACCGTGCCGCTAAACTGTACAAGTTTGACAGAAGAAAATATTCGAAAATATTCCAGAATGATTTGAATTTGGATAAGTAG
- a CDS encoding N-acetylglucosamine kinase, translating into MIIIADGGSTKTNWCLVNEEGIKVYFNTEGYNPYFSSKEYIIQSLKDNLPTDLQIDKITEVNYYGAGCSTVDKRKQVEDAMSAVFTAAKVNIGHDLMAAARALLGTGEGFAAILGTGMNTCVYDGKDIIHNIDSGAYILGDEGSGCYIGKKLLADYLRGYMPEPVRNLFWETYKLTPDDINEQVYTKPLANRFCAGFSKFVYDNNVHIEYSRNLVKTSFEDFFRNLVTHYPDYQKYTFNCIGSVGYNFRNVLEEVATENGMVVGNIIRSPIDDLVKFHLENKI; encoded by the coding sequence ATGATAATTATTGCCGACGGTGGCTCAACTAAAACCAACTGGTGCCTGGTTAATGAAGAAGGTATAAAGGTATATTTTAATACCGAGGGCTATAACCCCTATTTTTCAAGTAAAGAATACATTATACAATCGCTAAAGGATAACTTACCTACCGATTTACAGATAGATAAGATAACCGAAGTAAACTATTACGGCGCAGGCTGTTCAACCGTTGATAAACGCAAACAGGTAGAAGATGCCATGTCTGCTGTGTTTACAGCAGCTAAGGTTAACATTGGCCACGACCTGATGGCTGCCGCACGTGCCCTGCTGGGTACAGGCGAAGGCTTTGCCGCTATTTTAGGCACCGGCATGAATACCTGCGTTTACGATGGCAAGGATATTATCCATAACATTGATTCGGGCGCTTACATCCTGGGCGACGAAGGCAGCGGCTGTTATATCGGTAAAAAACTGCTGGCCGATTATCTGCGTGGTTACATGCCCGAACCTGTTCGCAACCTGTTTTGGGAAACTTATAAGCTTACCCCCGATGATATTAACGAACAAGTATACACCAAACCTCTGGCCAACCGCTTTTGCGCAGGCTTCAGCAAGTTTGTGTATGATAACAATGTGCATATTGAATATTCGCGCAACCTGGTAAAAACATCGTTCGAAGATTTTTTCCGTAACCTTGTTACCCACTACCCTGACTATCAGAAATACACTTTTAACTGTATAGGTTCGGTTGGTTACAACTTCCGTAATGTGCTGGAAGAAGTGGCTACCGAAAACGGCATGGTGGTAGGCAACATTATCCGTTCGCCTATAGATGACCTGGTGAAATTCCACCTGGAGAATAAAATTTAG